A part of uncultured Fibrobacter sp. genomic DNA contains:
- a CDS encoding penicillin-binding protein 1A, whose product MDKVKPVLLSVLNTLKSWFTDRKVVKWLIIFAVPVLAAFIAVIAVYNHFSPELPSLSQLEQINPRLVTNIYDMNGKIAHEYFVERREWTSFDSIPENAIHAVMATEDRAFYNHWGMNVWAIPSAVMESAMSGKKLRGASTLTQQLTKLLFLTPERTISRKIKEMMTAIRIEQTYTKEEILEFYMNEVYLAGGNYGFQAAGKFYFGRPLDSLTIPELAVLAGMLQRPEAYRPDRHPEAAFERRNTVLYAMRDAGYINDDEYHEYIKTPITLAEKETSNESGLYFYEEIRKYMEKKYGENSLYADGVSINSTIDPDIQAFADSVARVQVEKVRRRVKYRATRRLYLTKKYNMPEDSVVAHFDSVYTLFKKEYLADDLKRPADKRRFPDSILYHHPEIAAILIENESGAIRAMVGGSDFNQSRWNRAVQSLRQPGSSFKPIVYSTAMDNGASPCDSVNDQPVSIPDPDDKDKNKVWRPANFEHDFEGMMTLRRALYKSKNLPAILTGMKYGLNNVVNYARKFGIVRAPLMAVPSLALGSVGATLMEMTSAYTVFPNGGNRIEPYMIESIVDRNGEVIEKNSKVEHEVLRPASAYLMVDMLKDVNVRGTAARVWANGFTHPSGGKTGTTNDYTDCWYIGFTKQYTMGVWVGSDSPGTLGAGHTGTEDALPVWIATMKQLHKDLPRKPFPVPAGVVSKGICNHTGKIAGEFCSEKTYCLYTAGYAPTEVCDGNHFEVKTKSADDATLFSNKGASSAPKPSSSGPAKKNTRKMF is encoded by the coding sequence ATGGATAAAGTCAAACCCGTATTACTTTCGGTTCTTAACACTTTGAAGAGCTGGTTTACTGACCGCAAGGTGGTCAAGTGGCTGATTATTTTTGCGGTACCCGTGCTCGCGGCTTTTATTGCTGTAATCGCCGTCTACAATCATTTCTCTCCGGAGCTGCCTTCGCTTTCGCAGCTGGAACAGATCAATCCGAGACTTGTCACGAATATCTATGACATGAACGGAAAGATTGCTCACGAATACTTTGTGGAACGCCGTGAATGGACGAGCTTTGACTCGATTCCCGAAAATGCGATTCACGCCGTGATGGCCACCGAAGACCGAGCCTTCTATAATCACTGGGGCATGAACGTGTGGGCGATTCCCTCGGCCGTTATGGAAAGTGCCATGTCGGGCAAAAAGCTCCGCGGTGCCTCTACCTTGACCCAGCAGCTGACCAAGCTCCTGTTCCTCACGCCGGAACGTACGATATCGCGTAAGATCAAGGAAATGATGACGGCTATCCGTATCGAACAGACTTACACGAAAGAAGAAATCCTTGAATTCTACATGAACGAAGTCTACCTCGCTGGCGGTAACTACGGTTTCCAGGCCGCAGGTAAGTTCTACTTCGGTCGTCCGCTCGACAGCCTTACAATTCCGGAACTTGCCGTACTCGCCGGTATGTTGCAGCGCCCGGAAGCTTACCGCCCGGACCGCCATCCGGAAGCCGCATTCGAACGCCGCAATACGGTGCTTTATGCCATGCGCGATGCCGGCTACATTAACGACGACGAATACCACGAATATATCAAGACCCCGATTACGCTTGCCGAAAAGGAAACTTCGAACGAATCGGGCCTGTACTTCTACGAAGAAATCCGCAAGTACATGGAAAAGAAGTACGGCGAAAACTCTCTGTATGCCGATGGCGTCTCGATCAACTCGACGATTGACCCGGATATTCAGGCATTCGCCGATAGCGTAGCCCGCGTGCAGGTCGAAAAGGTCCGTCGCCGCGTCAAGTACCGCGCCACCCGCCGCCTGTACCTGACTAAAAAGTATAACATGCCCGAAGATAGCGTGGTCGCTCACTTCGATAGCGTCTATACGCTCTTTAAGAAGGAATACCTGGCCGACGACTTGAAGCGCCCTGCAGACAAGCGCCGTTTCCCGGACTCTATCCTTTATCACCATCCTGAAATTGCGGCTATCTTGATCGAAAACGAATCGGGTGCCATCCGTGCCATGGTGGGCGGTTCCGACTTTAACCAGTCCCGCTGGAACCGTGCGGTGCAGTCTTTGCGTCAGCCCGGCTCGTCGTTCAAGCCGATTGTGTATTCGACGGCTATGGACAACGGTGCAAGCCCCTGCGACTCCGTGAACGACCAGCCGGTGAGTATTCCTGATCCGGATGACAAGGACAAGAATAAGGTTTGGCGTCCAGCGAACTTCGAACATGACTTCGAAGGCATGATGACGCTCCGCCGCGCCCTTTACAAGTCCAAGAACTTGCCGGCTATTTTGACAGGTATGAAGTATGGCCTGAACAACGTGGTGAACTACGCCCGCAAGTTCGGCATTGTGCGTGCCCCGTTGATGGCCGTGCCTAGCCTGGCGCTGGGTTCCGTGGGGGCAACGCTTATGGAAATGACGTCGGCCTATACGGTGTTCCCGAACGGCGGTAACCGAATCGAGCCTTACATGATCGAATCGATTGTGGACCGCAATGGCGAAGTGATTGAAAAGAATTCCAAGGTCGAACACGAAGTGTTGCGCCCGGCATCGGCCTACTTGATGGTCGACATGCTCAAGGACGTGAATGTTCGCGGTACGGCAGCTCGCGTGTGGGCAAACGGCTTTACGCACCCGAGTGGCGGTAAGACCGGTACTACGAACGACTATACCGACTGCTGGTACATCGGCTTTACCAAACAATACACGATGGGCGTGTGGGTCGGCTCCGACAGCCCGGGTACCTTGGGCGCAGGCCATACGGGTACCGAAGATGCCCTGCCGGTATGGATTGCAACCATGAAGCAGTTGCACAAGGACTTGCCGCGTAAGCCGTTCCCGGTTCCGGCCGGTGTCGTAAGCAAGGGCATTTGCAACCATACGGGTAAGATTGCTGGTGAATTCTGCTCCGAAAAGAC
- the obgE gene encoding GTPase ObgE — MFLDEKSIEVRSGKGGDGICSFHREKFVPLGGPDGGDGGRGGHVILQVNEQFSTLLDMGNARLYKAQSGQPGGAKRCTGRSAEDLIVDVPRGTIVKDAEGRILADLTEPGQKWIAARGGKGGMGNQHFATPANQAPRKCTPGEKGEKRELFLELKLMADVGLVGFPNAGKSSLVNKISSGRPKVGDYPFTTLEPVLGIVQLNGHSFVVADIPGLLEGASEGKGLGHQFLKHIERTHTLLFVIDGFAENAYEQFSVLKEELKAFHPKLAKKPYVIALNKSDLGIDEAIKQFKAHKESVIVTSAVTGDGCKELTLALDEAVPHVQKKKVGWESKSFAAGKTSDSKSTAKKSGSKTATKTGAAKKIASAKSTGAKSGWSKKKA; from the coding sequence ATGTTCCTAGACGAAAAATCAATTGAAGTTCGCTCCGGTAAGGGCGGCGATGGCATTTGCAGTTTCCACCGCGAAAAGTTCGTACCCCTCGGCGGTCCCGATGGCGGTGACGGCGGTCGCGGCGGTCACGTGATTCTGCAGGTGAACGAACAGTTCTCTACCCTGCTTGACATGGGTAACGCTCGCCTCTATAAGGCTCAAAGCGGACAGCCCGGCGGCGCCAAGCGCTGCACCGGTCGTAGCGCCGAAGACCTGATCGTGGACGTTCCGCGCGGCACCATCGTGAAGGATGCCGAAGGTCGCATTCTCGCTGACCTTACCGAACCCGGCCAAAAGTGGATTGCAGCTCGCGGCGGCAAGGGCGGCATGGGCAACCAGCATTTTGCAACGCCTGCCAACCAGGCTCCACGCAAGTGCACGCCCGGCGAAAAGGGCGAAAAGCGCGAACTCTTCCTGGAACTGAAGCTTATGGCAGACGTGGGCCTCGTCGGATTCCCGAACGCAGGCAAGTCCAGCCTCGTGAACAAGATTTCGAGCGGCCGCCCGAAAGTCGGCGACTACCCGTTTACCACTCTCGAACCGGTGCTCGGCATTGTGCAGCTGAACGGCCACAGCTTTGTAGTTGCAGATATTCCGGGTTTGCTCGAAGGCGCCAGCGAAGGCAAGGGCCTCGGCCACCAGTTCTTGAAGCATATCGAACGTACGCACACGCTCCTGTTCGTAATTGACGGCTTTGCCGAAAACGCCTACGAGCAGTTCTCTGTCCTTAAGGAAGAACTCAAGGCTTTCCACCCGAAGCTTGCGAAGAAGCCTTACGTGATCGCTTTGAACAAGAGCGACCTCGGCATCGACGAAGCCATCAAGCAGTTCAAGGCTCACAAGGAAAGCGTCATTGTAACCTCTGCCGTGACTGGCGACGGTTGCAAAGAACTCACCTTGGCTCTGGACGAAGCGGTGCCCCACGTGCAAAAGAAGAAGGTCGGCTGGGAAAGCAAGAGCTTTGCCGCCGGCAAGACTAGCGACAGCAAGAGCACCGCTAAAAAGAGCGGCTCCAAAACCGCAACCAAGACGGGTGCTGCGAAAAAGATTGCCAGCGCAAAAAGCACTGGCGCAAAATCCGGCTGGAGCAAGAAGAAGGCTTAA
- a CDS encoding YchJ family protein encodes MAKDLCPCGSGKEYCECCEPIIKQKALAASPEALMRSRYTAYVKQEIGWLKESLEATQRSDFDEPSVTAWSKDSEWLGIEIKQTKTEEEKNIGWVEFIARFKQGNITRNHHELGEFHKVGGAWFFYDGRAVKQETVRHEGPVVGRNDPCPCGSGKKYKKCCGANK; translated from the coding sequence ATGGCTAAAGATTTATGCCCCTGCGGTTCCGGTAAGGAATACTGCGAATGTTGCGAACCGATCATCAAGCAGAAGGCCCTCGCTGCAAGCCCCGAAGCCCTGATGCGTTCCCGCTACACCGCTTACGTGAAGCAGGAAATCGGCTGGCTCAAGGAATCCCTCGAAGCCACCCAGCGTAGCGACTTCGACGAACCGAGCGTGACCGCTTGGAGCAAGGATTCCGAATGGCTCGGCATCGAAATCAAGCAGACCAAGACCGAAGAAGAAAAGAACATCGGTTGGGTCGAATTCATCGCTCGTTTCAAGCAGGGCAACATCACCCGTAACCACCACGAACTCGGCGAGTTCCACAAGGTGGGTGGCGCATGGTTCTTCTACGATGGTCGTGCCGTGAAGCAGGAAACTGTCCGTCACGAAGGTCCGGTCGTTGGTCGTAACGATCCGTGCCCGTGCGGTTCCGGCAAGAAGTACAAGAAGTGCTGCGGCGCTAACAAGTAA
- a CDS encoding methyltransferase, with translation MLTQNLPDFWDNLYAEGKDYWNLKKVTPALTEFFKHPSCPATGSVLVPGAGFGYDAEAWALRGHDVLAVDFAPSAVDELDHLSRKHKNLRSLDLDLFSLSPKDDKRGGQLFDIVYDYCAFTAIHPGRRDEFFEVCYKMMKDDGLLILFLYPLMNGKTLQGPPHATSEGELMARLGGVFDVVERIKPTNSIAGREGKEEIWLLKKCL, from the coding sequence ATGTTAACGCAGAACCTCCCGGATTTCTGGGATAATCTTTATGCCGAAGGCAAGGACTACTGGAATCTCAAGAAGGTGACGCCCGCTCTGACGGAATTTTTCAAGCACCCCTCTTGTCCCGCAACGGGCTCCGTTCTGGTTCCCGGTGCAGGCTTTGGCTACGACGCCGAAGCTTGGGCTTTGCGCGGTCACGACGTGCTGGCAGTCGACTTTGCCCCCTCTGCCGTCGATGAACTTGACCACTTGAGCCGCAAACACAAGAACCTGCGTTCTTTGGACCTCGACCTGTTCTCGCTTTCTCCCAAGGACGACAAGCGCGGCGGTCAGCTTTTCGACATCGTTTATGATTACTGCGCCTTCACGGCAATCCACCCGGGTCGCCGCGACGAATTCTTCGAAGTCTGCTACAAGATGATGAAGGATGACGGTCTGTTGATTCTCTTCTTGTACCCGCTCATGAACGGCAAGACTCTGCAGGGTCCGCCGCATGCCACCAGCGAAGGCGAACTCATGGCTCGTCTCGGCGGTGTGTTCGATGTCGTCGAACGCATCAAGCCCACAAACAGCATCGCCGGTCGCGAAGGCAAGGAAGAGATTTGGCTTCTGAAGAAGTGCCTGTAA
- the smpB gene encoding SsrA-binding protein SmpB, with protein MAKKEQSTPVIVNRKANHLYFVDETFEVGIMLIGSEVKSIRDGKCTLGEAWIDIDETKNEIWLVGAHIDEYLFANRFNHFPARRRKLLAHVHEIAKMRKAKEQKGCTLIPLKLYFKNRRAKLEMGICRGKDQRDKRQDIINRDAKLEMARAAKAHK; from the coding sequence ATGGCGAAAAAAGAACAGAGTACGCCGGTCATCGTAAACCGTAAAGCAAACCACCTCTACTTCGTCGACGAGACGTTTGAGGTGGGCATCATGCTGATCGGTTCGGAAGTGAAATCTATCCGCGATGGCAAGTGCACTTTGGGCGAAGCGTGGATTGACATCGACGAGACCAAGAACGAAATCTGGCTCGTAGGTGCGCATATCGACGAATACCTTTTCGCCAACCGCTTCAACCACTTTCCGGCAAGGCGTCGCAAGCTCTTGGCCCATGTGCACGAAATCGCCAAGATGCGCAAGGCCAAGGAGCAAAAGGGATGCACGCTCATTCCCTTGAAGCTCTACTTCAAGAACCGCCGCGCCAAACTCGAAATGGGAATCTGCCGCGGTAAAGACCAGCGCGACAAGCGTCAGGATATCATCAACCGCGACGCAAAACTTGAAATGGCCCGCGCGGCAAAGGCTCACAAATAA
- a CDS encoding helix-turn-helix domain-containing protein, with translation MEYKDHILNEAIRQVFLDCRRESGLTQNIASLQSNITRQFISQVEVGKRVPSITTLSALANVYNKSLSELFKEVDRLYPLVANTTTIFEISADIAAETKRRMSEYIETAKKSKDSGPPKKHTAL, from the coding sequence GTGGAATACAAAGACCATATATTAAACGAAGCTATCCGCCAAGTGTTCTTGGATTGCCGCCGTGAAAGCGGCCTCACCCAAAACATCGCGTCCCTACAGTCCAATATCACCCGACAATTTATTTCGCAGGTCGAGGTCGGCAAAAGAGTCCCCTCCATAACAACCCTAAGCGCACTCGCCAACGTCTACAACAAGTCGCTTTCGGAACTATTCAAAGAAGTTGACCGCCTTTACCCCCTTGTGGCAAATACGACCACAATTTTTGAAATTTCGGCAGATATTGCAGCCGAGACAAAAAGACGGATGTCCGAATACATCGAAACCGCCAAGAAAAGCAAGGACAGCGGACCGCCAAAGAAACACACGGCCCTATAG
- the rlmN gene encoding 23S rRNA (adenine(2503)-C(2))-methyltransferase RlmN: MEWPKNIKTLTEDELKAWLRDQDEKPFRASQIQKWLFCQQVKSYDEMGNISPALREKLANQFSLRALTEEQRMESVDGTVKWLFKTHDDHHIETVMIPANGRYSVCVSTQVGCAMNCAFCRTAKMGFTRNLEAGEILEEIINVNWYLKEAGFLNEEGKTAQVTNIIFMGMGEPLNNLENVHRVCCTLHNQSLFNMGSKRMTVSTSGVVPKIKELVDRNTPCCLAVSLNSTNNEYRSSVMPVNKTWPIEKLLEAVDEYIRRTDNYVTFEFVLIQDITCTPKAAKELIRICAPRRVKVNAIVLNDGDDPTLHAPTPEQVEDFLAMVRAAEIQITIRNPRGRDILAACGQLAYKKEGK; this comes from the coding sequence ATGGAATGGCCAAAGAACATAAAGACACTGACCGAGGACGAGCTTAAAGCTTGGCTCCGCGACCAGGATGAAAAGCCGTTCCGGGCTAGCCAAATTCAAAAATGGCTTTTTTGCCAACAGGTCAAAAGTTACGACGAAATGGGGAACATCTCCCCCGCCCTCCGCGAAAAGCTGGCCAACCAGTTCAGCCTCCGCGCCCTGACTGAAGAACAGCGCATGGAATCCGTGGATGGCACGGTCAAGTGGCTTTTCAAGACCCACGACGACCACCATATCGAAACCGTGATGATTCCCGCAAACGGCCGCTATTCCGTATGCGTTTCGACCCAGGTAGGCTGCGCCATGAATTGCGCCTTCTGCCGTACCGCCAAAATGGGCTTTACCAGAAACCTGGAAGCCGGCGAAATCCTGGAAGAAATCATCAACGTGAACTGGTACCTGAAAGAAGCCGGTTTCTTGAATGAAGAAGGCAAAACGGCCCAGGTTACCAATATCATCTTCATGGGCATGGGCGAACCGCTCAACAACCTGGAAAACGTTCACCGCGTCTGCTGCACGCTCCATAACCAGAGCCTGTTCAACATGGGTTCCAAGCGCATGACCGTGAGCACCAGCGGCGTCGTGCCCAAAATCAAGGAACTGGTGGACCGCAATACCCCCTGTTGCCTTGCCGTGAGCCTCAACAGCACGAACAACGAATACCGTTCGTCCGTGATGCCGGTAAACAAGACCTGGCCCATTGAAAAACTTTTGGAAGCGGTTGACGAATACATTCGTAGAACCGACAATTATGTAACGTTTGAATTTGTCCTGATTCAGGACATCACCTGCACCCCGAAGGCGGCCAAGGAGCTCATTCGCATTTGCGCCCCCCGCCGCGTGAAGGTAAACGCCATCGTCCTAAACGACGGCGACGACCCCACACTACACGCCCCTACGCCGGAACAGGTAGAAGACTTTTTGGCTATGGTTAGGGCAGCCGAAATTCAAATCACGATCCGCAACCCGCGCGGCCGCGACATTCTCGCCGCCTGCGGGCAGCTTGCGTACAAAAAGGAAGGTAAATAA
- the argC gene encoding N-acetyl-gamma-glutamyl-phosphate reductase — protein sequence MFKVFVDGEAGTTGLQIYERLAKRNDIEVLRISPELRKDINERKRLINESDVTFLCLPDAAAVESAALCENPNTRVIDASTAHRVNPDWTYGMPELSAAQREAIAKSKRIANPGCHASGFILGVHPLVAAGILPKSANLAAYSITGYSGGGKKLIAEYEEAAAMEHKAGESKAIMAPAPYALALAHKHLPEMKKYCELENTPFFNPVLGPYYKGMAVTVAIFANELTKKVGPEGLTEILAKHYEGSRFVKVMPYEAAPVLFNGRLDATVCNDTNNARIQVFGNETVMQVTTIIDNLGKGASGAAIQNMNIALGLDEGISL from the coding sequence ATGTTCAAAGTTTTCGTAGATGGTGAAGCAGGTACCACTGGCCTGCAGATTTATGAGAGACTCGCAAAGCGTAACGACATCGAAGTATTGCGCATTTCTCCCGAACTCCGCAAAGACATTAACGAACGCAAGCGACTCATCAACGAGTCCGACGTGACGTTCCTGTGCCTGCCCGATGCTGCGGCTGTCGAAAGCGCAGCCCTCTGCGAAAATCCGAACACCCGCGTGATTGATGCATCGACCGCACACCGCGTAAACCCCGACTGGACATACGGGATGCCGGAACTTTCGGCCGCCCAGCGCGAAGCCATTGCCAAGAGCAAGCGCATCGCGAACCCCGGTTGCCATGCTTCGGGCTTTATTCTCGGTGTACATCCGCTGGTTGCCGCAGGCATTTTGCCGAAGAGCGCAAACCTTGCCGCCTACAGCATCACCGGTTATTCCGGCGGCGGCAAGAAGCTGATAGCCGAATACGAAGAAGCTGCAGCCATGGAACACAAGGCCGGTGAATCGAAGGCAATCATGGCGCCCGCCCCGTACGCGCTTGCACTTGCACACAAGCACCTCCCCGAAATGAAGAAGTACTGCGAACTCGAAAACACGCCGTTCTTCAACCCGGTGCTTGGCCCTTATTACAAGGGCATGGCGGTCACCGTCGCCATCTTTGCAAATGAACTCACCAAGAAGGTCGGTCCCGAGGGCCTCACCGAAATCTTGGCAAAGCATTACGAAGGTTCCCGTTTTGTGAAGGTGATGCCCTATGAAGCAGCCCCCGTGCTGTTCAACGGCCGCCTTGACGCCACCGTCTGCAACGATACGAACAACGCCCGCATCCAGGTGTTCGGCAACGAAACCGTGATGCAGGTGACGACTATTATCGACAACCTCGGCAAGGGCGCAAGTGGTGCAGCCATTCAGAACATGAATATCGCGCTCGGCCTCGACGAAGGAATTAGCCTTTAA